From Carboxydocella sporoproducens DSM 16521, the proteins below share one genomic window:
- a CDS encoding Ig-like domain-containing protein translates to MARMGKFIDLSKCLGCRGCQTACKQWNNLPAEIEGFSGSYQTHRDTLPRTYTIVKMKEIEENGKLEWHFRKHQCLHCGEPTCVRVCPHKARKQMPEGAVYRQGGCRGCAYCVVKCPFGVPKIGSDKKSYSCWLCYDRITNNLKPACATACPTGAITFGVWDELVNQARTRLGEVLSRWPKANLYGADFLGGTGVFYLLLREPEFYDLPVNPRVPAPGSWYGSANSTPECYTCHDSEPVANVIHPAEGQTVSGTIQVTAYADSQQTITRVEFYLDGALIGTATGTPYTINLDTTRYSNGLHTLKAKPYTAISSGESKTTTFYIQNSQQAPASAPDTTPPKVSFLAPAANSSLKGTVVVKVSATDNVAVAKVELYVRDQLAGVKLEAPFDFTLDTSKYPGGKATLKAVAYDSAGNKASAQINVKFTR, encoded by the coding sequence ATGGCCAGAATGGGAAAATTCATCGATTTAAGCAAATGCCTGGGTTGCCGTGGTTGCCAGACTGCCTGCAAGCAATGGAACAATTTGCCGGCGGAAATTGAGGGCTTTAGTGGCAGCTATCAGACTCACCGGGATACTTTGCCCCGCACCTATACCATTGTAAAAATGAAAGAAATTGAAGAAAATGGCAAGCTGGAGTGGCATTTTCGTAAACATCAATGTCTGCATTGTGGTGAACCCACCTGTGTCCGGGTGTGTCCCCATAAGGCGCGCAAGCAGATGCCTGAAGGCGCAGTTTACCGGCAGGGGGGTTGTCGCGGTTGTGCCTATTGTGTGGTAAAATGTCCCTTTGGCGTGCCCAAAATCGGCAGCGATAAAAAGAGTTACAGTTGCTGGCTCTGTTATGACCGCATTACCAATAATCTGAAACCGGCCTGTGCCACCGCCTGTCCTACCGGGGCCATCACATTTGGGGTTTGGGATGAACTGGTAAACCAGGCCAGAACCAGACTGGGGGAAGTGCTTTCCCGCTGGCCGAAAGCTAATTTATACGGGGCAGATTTTCTGGGGGGTACAGGTGTGTTCTACCTGCTCTTACGGGAGCCGGAATTTTATGACCTGCCGGTTAATCCCCGGGTACCAGCGCCGGGAAGCTGGTATGGTTCTGCCAATAGCACCCCCGAGTGCTATACCTGTCATGACAGTGAGCCGGTAGCAAATGTTATTCACCCTGCTGAAGGGCAGACTGTTTCCGGGACCATTCAAGTAACTGCCTATGCTGACAGTCAGCAGACAATTACCAGGGTAGAATTCTACCTGGATGGAGCGTTGATTGGGACAGCAACCGGAACTCCTTATACTATCAACCTGGATACGACCCGTTACAGTAATGGTCTTCATACTTTGAAAGCCAAACCTTATACTGCCATTTCCTCTGGCGAGAGCAAAACCACTACCTTCTACATTCAAAACAGTCAGCAAGCTCCTGCTTCGGCACCTGATACCACTCCGCCCAAAGTAAGTTTTCTGGCGCCTGCTGCCAATAGTTCTCTGAAAGGGACTGTAGTAGTGAAGGTTAGTGCTACGGATAATGTGGCTGTAGCCAAAGTGGAGTTGTATGTCAGGGACCAGCTGGCCGGGGTCAAACTGGAAGCTCCTTTTGACTTTACGCTGGATACGAGCAAATATCCCGGCGGGAAAGCTACACTGAAAGCAGTGGCTTATGATAGTGCTGGTAACAAGGCCTCTGCCCAGATCAATGTGAAGTTTACTCGCTAG